One genomic region from Yersinia canariae encodes:
- a CDS encoding ABC transporter ATP-binding protein — protein MSNVSSASSKTSRLQAEALTLGYDGKIISENLSVSIPDGEFTVIVGPNACGKSTLLRALSRLLKPQAGQVILDGKNIASLDTRHVARHLGLLPQSSQAPDGISVLDLVARGRYPHQKLLQQWTQADRQAVSNAMQATGVSELADRSVDALSGGQRQRVWIAMVLAQQTPLLLLDEPTTYLDIAHQIDLLELFSSLNQQHNHTLVAVLHDLNHACRYATHIIAMRDGQVVTQGKPRDVITADLVEQVFGMPCLIIDDPISHTPLVIPKGRF, from the coding sequence ATGAGTAATGTTAGCTCCGCTAGCTCAAAAACATCTCGCTTGCAGGCTGAAGCCCTGACATTGGGCTATGACGGCAAGATAATTAGCGAGAACCTGAGTGTTTCCATTCCTGATGGCGAGTTTACGGTTATCGTCGGCCCCAACGCCTGTGGCAAGTCAACACTGCTGCGCGCTTTGAGCCGGTTGTTGAAACCACAAGCAGGTCAGGTAATTTTAGATGGCAAAAACATTGCCAGCCTTGATACCCGACACGTCGCGCGTCATTTGGGCTTATTACCGCAAAGCTCACAAGCACCTGATGGTATCAGTGTGCTGGATTTAGTGGCCCGTGGCCGCTATCCCCATCAGAAATTATTACAGCAATGGACGCAAGCCGACAGACAGGCAGTCAGTAATGCCATGCAAGCCACCGGTGTCAGTGAACTGGCGGACAGGTCAGTGGATGCTCTATCCGGTGGGCAGCGCCAACGCGTATGGATAGCCATGGTACTGGCGCAGCAAACTCCCTTGCTGTTGTTAGATGAGCCAACCACTTATCTGGATATCGCCCATCAGATTGATTTACTTGAGTTATTCAGCAGTCTTAATCAGCAACATAATCATACGTTAGTTGCCGTTTTGCATGACCTTAACCATGCTTGCCGCTACGCCACCCATATTATCGCCATGCGCGATGGGCAGGTCGTGACACAAGGCAAACCGCGCGATGTGATCACCGCCGATCTGGTCGAGCAAGTCTTTGGCATGCCGTGTTTGATTATTGATGATCCGATTTCACATACGCCGTTGGTGATACCGAAAGGGCGATTTTAA
- the entS gene encoding enterobactin transporter EntS, with product MAKSPILLDFSLLKSNANFRAVFFARFISILGLGMLTVAVPVQIQMMTGSTLQVGLAVTLDGVGMFIGLLLGGVLADRLDRRKLILFARFTCGLGFIGLSFNAFSATPSLWVLYVLAAWDGFFGALGMTALMAATPSLVGRENLAAAGGLSMLTVRFGSVISPAIGGLVIVYGGVGWNYGIAAVGTMLTLLPLLSLPSMKPTISQHEHPLRALATGISFVLQHKVVGSVVLLGTLVSMIGAIRILFPALAESTYHVGASQIGLMYSVVPLGATIGAFTSGWVNQVRRPGMVLMYSSIAAFLAIGTLGLTHNFYLALPGLLLYGYLGSISGLLQYTLVQTHTPDALLGRVNSLWNVQFVAGESFGALGLGVLARVMAPALSALTFGMAAAAVGGVIAVCGGTLRRATMGDEVSDEGNESHKAEEMVD from the coding sequence ATGGCAAAATCGCCGATTCTTTTGGATTTCAGCCTGTTAAAGAGTAATGCTAACTTTCGTGCAGTCTTTTTTGCCCGCTTTATTTCGATATTAGGGCTGGGAATGCTCACTGTTGCAGTACCGGTACAGATACAAATGATGACCGGATCAACCTTGCAGGTGGGGTTGGCTGTGACCTTGGATGGCGTAGGGATGTTTATCGGCCTACTGTTGGGCGGTGTATTAGCGGACAGACTTGATCGCCGAAAACTGATCTTATTTGCCCGTTTTACCTGTGGTTTAGGTTTTATTGGCTTAAGTTTCAACGCGTTCTCTGCAACGCCCTCATTGTGGGTATTGTATGTCTTAGCGGCTTGGGACGGTTTTTTTGGTGCGCTCGGTATGACGGCATTAATGGCGGCCACGCCCTCGCTGGTCGGGCGGGAAAACCTGGCGGCAGCGGGGGGATTAAGCATGCTAACCGTGCGTTTCGGTTCAGTGATTTCCCCGGCGATTGGCGGCCTGGTCATTGTCTATGGTGGGGTCGGTTGGAACTATGGCATTGCTGCGGTGGGGACGATGTTAACATTGCTACCGCTGTTGAGTTTGCCCTCAATGAAACCGACGATAAGCCAGCACGAACACCCTTTACGCGCGTTAGCGACGGGGATTTCATTCGTATTGCAGCATAAAGTCGTGGGTTCCGTGGTGCTGTTGGGGACATTAGTCAGCATGATTGGGGCTATTCGTATTTTGTTCCCGGCCTTGGCGGAGAGCACTTATCACGTGGGGGCGTCACAGATTGGTTTGATGTATTCCGTGGTGCCGCTCGGGGCGACAATTGGCGCTTTTACCAGTGGCTGGGTTAATCAGGTTCGGCGGCCCGGAATGGTGCTGATGTACAGTTCAATTGCTGCTTTTTTAGCTATTGGGACATTAGGACTAACGCATAATTTCTATCTGGCGCTGCCCGGTTTGTTGCTATACGGCTATTTGGGGTCTATCAGTGGGTTGTTGCAATATACTTTGGTGCAAACCCATACACCGGATGCTCTATTAGGGCGGGTCAACAGTCTGTGGAATGTGCAGTTTGTTGCCGGTGAATCATTCGGCGCATTGGGATTAGGTGTATTGGCGAGAGTCATGGCCCCAGCGCTCAGTGCCTTGACCTTCGGCATGGCCGCCGCGGCGGTAGGCGGTGTTATTGCCGTCTGTGGTGGGACATTGCGTCGTGCGACGATGGGCGATGAGGTTTCTGATGAGGGTAATGAGAGTCATAAAGCTGAGGAAATGGTGGATTAG
- the fepD gene encoding Fe(3+)-siderophore ABC transporter permease: MSKTDPQPPSSPKWLQLAPAVSKNNPHRRGLLLLLSIVVLMLVMAASLMFGAKAIPFSVVWHSLLGEYGNADSILILESRLPRTLIGVLAGAALGLSGAVIQALTRNPLADPGILGVNAGASFAVVIGITVFGVHAIHGYMLSAFIGAMVTTLVVYWVGTLGAGRVNPLRLTLSGVAIGAVLMGISSGISLTHPQVYDSVRFWQAGSLDIRNMSVVVAVAPAILLGCVIALLLARPLNAMHMGEDLAAAIGARIAQTQFWAVVTVTLLCGAATAAVGPIAFVGLMVPHIARWIVGPNQCWILPFTMVMTPILLLVSDIVGRFLVPGELRVSIVTAFIGAPLLIWLVRRNKRMSAL; encoded by the coding sequence ATGTCAAAAACTGATCCCCAACCCCCATCTTCGCCAAAATGGCTACAGTTGGCCCCCGCTGTCAGTAAAAACAATCCCCACCGCCGTGGGCTTTTGCTATTACTCAGCATTGTTGTATTGATGCTCGTGATGGCTGCTAGCCTGATGTTCGGTGCAAAAGCCATTCCCTTTTCCGTCGTCTGGCACAGTTTGCTGGGGGAATATGGCAATGCTGACAGCATCTTAATATTGGAGTCTCGCCTGCCCCGCACCTTGATTGGTGTGCTCGCCGGGGCTGCGCTGGGGTTATCAGGTGCCGTGATTCAAGCGCTGACCCGCAACCCACTCGCTGATCCCGGGATTCTGGGGGTCAATGCTGGGGCCAGTTTCGCCGTAGTCATCGGGATCACGGTGTTCGGCGTGCATGCTATTCATGGTTATATGCTCTCGGCCTTTATAGGCGCGATGGTCACTACTTTGGTGGTGTACTGGGTGGGAACCCTGGGCGCTGGGCGTGTTAACCCATTGCGACTGACACTCTCTGGCGTGGCTATTGGGGCGGTGTTAATGGGCATTTCTTCGGGCATATCCCTGACACATCCACAGGTTTATGACAGTGTCCGCTTCTGGCAAGCCGGTTCGCTGGATATTCGCAATATGTCGGTGGTGGTGGCGGTAGCGCCAGCCATTCTTCTTGGCTGTGTGATTGCCTTACTGCTGGCACGCCCCCTCAATGCCATGCATATGGGGGAAGATTTAGCCGCCGCAATTGGCGCTCGCATTGCTCAGACCCAATTTTGGGCGGTGGTGACGGTGACCTTATTATGTGGTGCCGCCACCGCCGCTGTTGGCCCTATCGCCTTTGTGGGTTTGATGGTGCCGCATATTGCTCGCTGGATTGTCGGGCCGAATCAATGTTGGATTCTCCCATTCACAATGGTAATGACTCCAATTTTGCTATTGGTTTCAGATATTGTTGGCCGCTTTCTGGTTCCGGGCGAATTGCGCGTTTCCATCGTGACGGCATTTATTGGCGCCCCTTTATTGATCTGGCTGGTACGCCGTAACAAAAGGATGAGCGCATTATGA
- the fepG gene encoding iron-enterobactin ABC transporter permease, whose amino-acid sequence MKSATPPWLLGRPDGPINLRIQPRSLIVGGLLLLACLLAAILALMVGTMPLSPGQVFEALFGHANGAVNIIVNQWRLPRAVMALIFGAALGISGAIFQSLVRNPLGSPDIIGFNAGAYTGALVAITVFNGNYFEIASSALGGGLLSAIAVYLLAYRQGIQGFRLIIVGIAIGAMLTAFNTWLTITASLEAAMTAAAWGAGSLNGLTWAKGLPSVMFIIIATVIAMLLSRRMPLLEMGDDAAGALGVPVEKTRLGLMAIGVILMAAVTAAAGPISFIALAAPQIAKRLSGTSSVTLTASALMGALLLIAADLCAQHLFSPNQLPVGVVTISIGGLYLIWLLIRESGRS is encoded by the coding sequence ATGAAGTCTGCCACACCACCGTGGCTATTGGGCCGCCCGGATGGTCCGATAAATCTGCGCATCCAGCCACGTAGCTTGATTGTTGGCGGTTTACTACTGCTGGCCTGTTTATTGGCGGCCATATTGGCATTAATGGTCGGTACGATGCCGTTATCTCCAGGGCAAGTATTTGAAGCTTTATTCGGCCACGCCAATGGTGCGGTGAACATTATTGTTAACCAATGGCGATTACCCCGTGCGGTAATGGCACTGATTTTCGGTGCGGCGCTGGGTATCAGTGGCGCAATATTTCAGTCATTAGTGCGTAACCCACTAGGCAGCCCCGATATCATCGGTTTTAATGCGGGAGCTTATACTGGCGCACTGGTGGCGATTACCGTGTTCAACGGCAACTATTTTGAGATTGCCAGCAGCGCGCTGGGGGGTGGGTTGCTGTCCGCCATCGCGGTGTACCTTTTGGCTTACCGCCAGGGGATTCAGGGCTTTCGGCTGATTATTGTCGGTATTGCCATTGGCGCGATGTTAACGGCATTTAATACTTGGCTGACCATCACGGCATCATTGGAAGCCGCCATGACTGCCGCCGCCTGGGGGGCCGGTTCACTCAATGGCCTGACATGGGCGAAAGGCCTGCCGTCGGTGATGTTTATCATTATCGCCACCGTGATTGCTATGTTACTGAGTCGCCGCATGCCACTGCTGGAAATGGGCGATGATGCGGCGGGAGCCTTAGGGGTTCCGGTCGAAAAAACGCGTTTGGGCCTGATGGCTATCGGCGTCATCTTGATGGCCGCAGTCACCGCCGCCGCTGGGCCGATTTCCTTTATTGCATTGGCCGCCCCCCAGATTGCAAAACGCCTGTCGGGGACATCGTCTGTGACGTTAACCGCCTCTGCGCTAATGGGCGCTTTATTACTGATTGCCGCGGATTTATGCGCCCAGCACCTGTTCTCACCGAATCAATTACCGGTCGGAGTGGTCACAATCAGCATCGGCGGTCTGTATCTTATTTGGCTTTTAATCCGGGAGTCCGGGCGATCATGA